A region of Helicoverpa zea isolate HzStark_Cry1AcR chromosome 16, ilHelZeax1.1, whole genome shotgun sequence DNA encodes the following proteins:
- the LOC124637518 gene encoding uncharacterized protein LOC124637518 translates to MNGPTFYKWVDEKLKDKLLPNSVVVMDNASYHSVQVEKKPTISSLKKEMQDWLLRHNVEFSGTMTKAQLLLLITSTQKEPVYRIDELLKARGHTVLRLPPYHPDLNPIELVWADVKNNIAQNYINSSLDEKMIVLDKLFSEFTAEKWQKCDDHVQKNENDYWNRDFRFDNIIDSFIINLQDSDSSSNGDTDDEDDDEIEDEVETESMSE, encoded by the coding sequence ATGAACGGGCCTACTTTTTATAAGTGGGTAGATGAAAAGTTAAAAGATAAGTTGCTGCCAAATTCTGTTGTTGTAATGGACAACGCGTCTTACCATAGCGTTCAGGTTGAGAAGAAGCCAACTATATCAAGCCTCAAAAAAGAAATGCAAGACTGGTTGCTACGCCATAATGTAGAATTTTCAGGAACCATGACAAAGGCTCAACTGCTACTTCTTATCACAAGTACACAAAAAGAACCCGTGTATAGAATCGACGAACTCCTGAAAGCCCGTGGACACACTGTTCTGCGTTTACCACCATACCATCCAGATTTAAATCCAATTGAGTTGGTCTGGGCTGATGTCAAAAATAACATAGCCCAAAACTATATTAATTCTTCTCTAGACGAAAAGATGATTGTATTGGATAAATTGTTTTCGGAATTCACGGCAGAAAAATGGCAGAAATGCGATGATCATGTccagaaaaatgaaaatgattacTGGAATCGTGATTTTAGGTTCGATAATATTATCGATTCATTCATAATAAATTTGCAAGATTCTGATTCAAGTTCCAATGGCGATACGGACGATGAAGATGATGACGAAATCGAAGATGAAGTTGAAACAGAATCTATGTCGGAataa